One window from the genome of Pyrobaculum ferrireducens encodes:
- a CDS encoding phosphate signaling complex PhoU family protein — protein MRRLLDIAEGEIARKIREGAETAEEALSMALREEPNSTVIRELASRIHDLHHEISDLVMEAVARYSPVASDLRFLKGALFVSYDVYRVARYSYDIAVVVERLGSGCWSKRVVEVGEVVKKMVATAVEAFLKRDISALAEVERLDDDVVDRAYEESLMEVLKGADRCKVMETVVLRLLERASDHAVYIANHAYYLVTGQVKR, from the coding sequence GTGAGGAGGCTTCTTGACATTGCCGAGGGGGAGATTGCCCGGAAGATTAGAGAGGGCGCCGAGACGGCGGAGGAGGCGCTCTCCATGGCGCTGAGGGAGGAGCCCAATTCAACCGTCATTAGAGAGCTGGCGTCGAGGATACACGACTTGCACCACGAGATTTCAGACCTCGTGATGGAGGCCGTGGCGAGGTATTCCCCAGTGGCGAGCGATCTTAGATTTCTCAAGGGTGCCCTCTTTGTGTCATATGACGTGTATAGAGTGGCTAGGTATTCGTACGACATCGCCGTCGTAGTTGAGAGGCTCGGATCTGGTTGCTGGTCTAAAAGAGTTGTCGAGGTAGGCGAGGTGGTGAAGAAGATGGTGGCCACCGCGGTCGAGGCGTTTCTAAAGAGGGACATCTCGGCACTGGCTGAGGTGGAGAGGCTGGACGACGATGTGGTCGACAGGGCATATGAAGAGTCCCTCATGGAGGTACTCAAAGGGGCCGACCGGTGTAAGGTTATGGAAACCGTCGTGCTTAGGCTATTGGAGAGGGCCTCCGACCACGCCGTGTATATCGCCAACCACGCGTATTACCTCGTGACGGGGCAGGTGAAGCGGTAG
- a CDS encoding long-chain-fatty-acid--CoA ligase — protein MPSSAEIFEKYVKSRVWSRNYDEGVPPEVDIKPSPLFTYLDKQAAENGGRAAYIYFNNRVTYRTVGEHSDRVAAALREWGVGKGDVVALYMPNTPAFPVVYYGALKLGAAVTPMNPMYTPREVAWQAKDAGARIIFTVDVLYKNVEEADKLYHFDRVVVVEVSEYMPAIIKPLAKRRLKPPKIQYSQRVVPYKSLLSHSPTPYRANINPTEDLAALMYTGGTTGLPKGAEITHGNISSNLQQLKPLYEAVKRRRGLDSLVMMGLLPWYHIYGQVTVMHYGIFDGATVVVMPRPDIEQLMKLVQKYKAQVLHGVPTLYNMINNHPKAGQFNLRSLAFCISGAAPLPVEVAKKFEQITGAVLREGYGLTETAVVTHVNPLYGKAKEGSIGLPIPSTYAAIADPDKPELLPPNQVGELVISGPQVFRGYHNRPEENAQAFFHCCGLRWFRTGDMGYMDEEGYFYIVDRKKDMIKYKGYSVFSREIEEVLYQHPCVKEAAVIGVPHPEAGEIPKAYIVLRDECKGKVKPEDVIKWTEDKLAHYKRPRAVEFRDELPKSAVGKILKRELRAEELRRLAEQKA, from the coding sequence TGGTCCAGAAACTACGACGAGGGCGTCCCGCCGGAGGTCGATATTAAACCTTCTCCGCTTTTCACCTATCTAGATAAGCAAGCCGCAGAGAACGGGGGCCGCGCCGCCTACATCTACTTCAACAACCGGGTCACCTACCGCACAGTTGGGGAACACAGCGACAGAGTTGCGGCGGCGCTGAGGGAGTGGGGCGTGGGCAAGGGCGACGTGGTGGCGCTGTACATGCCCAACACCCCGGCCTTCCCCGTTGTATACTACGGCGCGTTGAAGCTAGGCGCCGCGGTGACCCCCATGAACCCCATGTACACGCCGCGGGAGGTTGCGTGGCAGGCGAAGGACGCCGGGGCGCGGATCATATTCACAGTGGATGTGCTGTATAAAAACGTAGAGGAGGCCGATAAGCTGTACCACTTCGACCGCGTGGTGGTGGTAGAGGTGAGCGAGTACATGCCGGCCATTATCAAGCCGCTCGCCAAGAGGAGGCTAAAGCCCCCGAAGATACAATACAGCCAGCGCGTAGTGCCATACAAGTCGTTGCTGAGCCACAGCCCGACGCCGTACCGCGCAAACATAAACCCCACGGAGGACTTGGCGGCTTTGATGTACACCGGCGGCACCACGGGGCTCCCAAAAGGCGCCGAGATTACCCACGGCAACATCTCCTCCAACCTACAACAGCTAAAGCCCCTCTACGAAGCCGTCAAGCGGAGGAGGGGTCTAGACAGCCTAGTTATGATGGGCTTGCTACCGTGGTATCATATATATGGCCAAGTCACTGTGATGCACTACGGCATATTCGACGGCGCCACTGTCGTCGTGATGCCTCGGCCAGACATCGAGCAGTTGATGAAGCTGGTGCAGAAATACAAAGCCCAAGTCCTCCACGGCGTCCCCACTCTCTACAACATGATCAACAACCACCCCAAAGCCGGCCAATTCAACCTCAGAAGCCTAGCCTTCTGCATCTCCGGAGCGGCGCCCCTGCCCGTGGAGGTTGCAAAAAAATTTGAACAAATCACGGGGGCCGTGCTGAGGGAGGGCTACGGCCTTACAGAAACCGCCGTAGTCACCCACGTAAACCCCCTCTACGGCAAGGCAAAGGAGGGATCCATAGGCCTCCCCATACCGTCCACATACGCCGCCATTGCGGACCCCGACAAGCCTGAACTACTACCCCCAAACCAGGTGGGGGAGCTCGTCATCTCCGGGCCTCAGGTATTCAGAGGCTACCACAACCGCCCCGAGGAAAACGCCCAGGCCTTCTTCCACTGTTGCGGATTGAGGTGGTTTAGAACCGGCGACATGGGATACATGGACGAGGAGGGCTACTTCTACATAGTCGACAGAAAGAAGGACATGATTAAGTACAAGGGGTACTCCGTCTTCAGCCGCGAAATTGAGGAGGTTCTCTACCAGCACCCCTGTGTAAAGGAGGCGGCGGTAATCGGCGTCCCGCACCCAGAGGCGGGGGAGATACCCAAGGCCTACATAGTGCTGAGAGACGAGTGCAAGGGCAAGGTGAAGCCGGAGGACGTTATAAAGTGGACCGAGGATAAGCTGGCCCATTACAAAAGGCCACGCGCGGTGGAGTTTAGAGACGAGTTGCCTAAGTCTGCCGTGGGCAAAATCCTGAAGCGTGAGCTTAGGGCAGAGGAGTTGAGGAGGCTGGCTGAGCAAAAAGCTTAA
- a CDS encoding M42 family metallopeptidase has product MEEFIQLLKRLSEARGPSGFEDEVREVVVREMEPYVDEVVVDRWGNVIGIKRGASERRAMVAAHIDEIGLMVDHIDKEGFLRFRPVGGWNEVTLVGQRVWVKTSRGTWIRGVVGSTPPHVTPAGKEREAPEIKDLFIDIGASSREEVEKLGVEVGSVAVLDREFAVLNGRVVTGKAFDDRVGVAVLLYALRQLKELPTTLYAVATVQEEVGLRGAQIAAERINPHYAIALDTTIAADVPGVGDRLHVTKIGKGPAIKVLDGGRGGLFIAHPQLRDHIVKIARDIGVPYQLEVLYGGTTDAMAIAFRREGIPAATISIPTRYIHSPVEVLNVEDAVNASKLLKAVLERTTPAVIDSFLDKRIK; this is encoded by the coding sequence ATGGAGGAGTTCATCCAACTCCTAAAAAGGCTTTCAGAGGCGAGGGGGCCCTCCGGCTTTGAAGACGAGGTAAGGGAGGTCGTGGTTAGGGAAATGGAGCCGTATGTCGACGAGGTGGTGGTGGATCGGTGGGGGAATGTAATTGGGATTAAGCGGGGCGCCTCGGAGCGCCGCGCCATGGTGGCTGCCCACATTGACGAGATTGGCCTCATGGTTGATCACATAGACAAGGAGGGGTTCCTCAGGTTTAGACCAGTCGGAGGCTGGAACGAGGTGACTCTCGTGGGCCAGAGGGTGTGGGTTAAAACTTCCCGCGGCACGTGGATCCGAGGCGTCGTGGGCTCCACACCTCCCCACGTCACTCCGGCGGGCAAGGAGAGGGAGGCGCCTGAGATCAAGGACTTGTTTATAGACATCGGGGCTTCTAGCAGAGAGGAGGTGGAGAAATTGGGCGTGGAGGTGGGCTCCGTGGCTGTGCTCGACAGGGAGTTCGCCGTGCTGAACGGCAGGGTGGTCACCGGAAAGGCTTTCGACGACCGGGTAGGCGTAGCCGTCCTGCTGTACGCCTTGAGACAGTTGAAAGAATTGCCGACGACTCTATACGCCGTGGCCACCGTACAGGAAGAGGTTGGGCTCCGTGGGGCGCAGATTGCGGCTGAGAGGATAAACCCCCACTACGCAATTGCGCTCGACACGACTATAGCGGCGGACGTGCCGGGGGTGGGGGATAGGCTACACGTCACCAAGATCGGCAAGGGCCCCGCCATTAAAGTCCTCGACGGGGGTCGCGGGGGGCTCTTTATAGCGCACCCCCAGCTGAGGGACCACATTGTGAAAATCGCCAGGGATATAGGGGTTCCGTACCAGCTGGAGGTTCTGTACGGAGGCACCACCGACGCCATGGCAATAGCGTTTAGGCGTGAGGGGATACCGGCGGCGACGATATCTATACCCACCCGCTACATCCACTCGCCTGTAGAGGTGCTCAACGTAGAGGACGCCGTCAACGCCTCTAAACTCTTGAAAGCGGTGTTGGAGAGGACCACCCCCGCGGTGATAGACAGCTTCCTAGACAAGAGGATTAAGTAG
- a CDS encoding 3-hydroxyacyl-CoA dehydrogenase/enoyl-CoA hydratase family protein — protein MPKAAVVGAGTMGHGIAELFAIAGYEVALVDVAEEYLKRALQNIEWSVKKLAEKGQVKEDVQTVMSRIKTVVNDICKAVEGVEVVVEAVVEDIEVKKRVFAEADRCAPPEAILATNTSSLPITEIAEAVKPERRPRVVGMHFFNPPPLMPLVEIIRGRYTSDETVKKTAEYAARLGKQTVVVNRDVPGFIVNRILARVNEAACWMVARGEATVQEIDSALMYKAGLPMGAFILMDYTGIDVVCFIGDAMLKRGFKTHPCPVITEKCQQKKYGVKTGEGFYKYPAPGKFQWPEVPKSAGDKIDIAYILAPAVNEAAYLLREGIATREDIDKAVRLGLNWPKGPLEYADELGIDTIVKALEEWKGKTGFEEYEPDPLLRSMVASGRLGKKSGEGFYTYVKAEEKKLETLIVRYEPGIAWIILNRPERLNAINPKMIEELWKVLDEIEQMDYEKVRVVVITGAGRAFSAGADVTGFMGATPVTIFKISRKLQMLYDRLELLDRPVICGLNGYTLGGGLELAMACDFRIASETAELGQPEINLGFIPGAGGTQRLARHIGRDRAKELIFTGDRIPAREAERLGLVHKVVPLDKLEQELRAFANKLAEKPPLALAMAKYAINFGIEAPQWVGMVLEAAQFGLLFSTEDVIEGVSSFLQKKKPQFKGK, from the coding sequence ATGCCAAAAGCAGCCGTTGTAGGCGCGGGGACGATGGGCCATGGCATTGCTGAGCTTTTCGCAATCGCCGGCTACGAGGTGGCGCTGGTCGACGTCGCGGAGGAGTACCTCAAGAGGGCTCTACAGAACATTGAGTGGTCTGTCAAGAAGCTGGCCGAGAAGGGGCAGGTAAAGGAGGACGTCCAGACAGTTATGAGCCGGATAAAAACCGTAGTTAACGACATATGCAAAGCTGTTGAGGGGGTTGAGGTTGTGGTTGAGGCTGTGGTGGAGGATATTGAGGTGAAGAAGAGAGTTTTTGCTGAGGCTGATCGTTGCGCGCCGCCGGAGGCTATACTAGCCACAAACACCTCCTCACTTCCAATAACAGAAATAGCCGAGGCAGTGAAGCCAGAAAGAAGACCAAGAGTGGTGGGAATGCATTTCTTCAACCCACCACCACTAATGCCACTGGTAGAGATTATAAGGGGTAGGTACACCAGCGACGAGACTGTTAAGAAAACTGCGGAGTACGCGGCGAGGCTGGGTAAGCAGACCGTCGTGGTGAACAGAGACGTCCCTGGTTTTATTGTCAATAGAATTCTGGCGAGGGTAAACGAGGCGGCGTGCTGGATGGTGGCGAGGGGGGAGGCCACTGTCCAGGAGATAGACTCGGCCCTCATGTACAAAGCCGGGTTGCCCATGGGCGCCTTTATCTTGATGGACTACACTGGGATAGACGTAGTCTGTTTTATAGGCGACGCCATGTTGAAACGAGGCTTCAAAACCCATCCATGCCCCGTAATCACTGAGAAGTGTCAGCAGAAGAAGTATGGTGTGAAGACTGGTGAGGGTTTCTACAAGTACCCAGCTCCGGGTAAATTCCAGTGGCCTGAAGTACCCAAGTCCGCCGGGGATAAGATAGACATCGCCTACATACTCGCCCCTGCGGTGAATGAGGCGGCTTACCTACTTAGAGAGGGTATCGCCACTAGAGAAGATATTGATAAGGCTGTTCGTCTTGGTTTAAACTGGCCTAAGGGGCCGCTGGAATACGCAGATGAACTAGGCATAGACACCATAGTAAAAGCCCTAGAAGAGTGGAAGGGCAAGACCGGGTTTGAGGAGTATGAGCCCGACCCGTTGCTGAGGAGTATGGTGGCCAGCGGGAGGCTTGGGAAGAAGAGCGGTGAGGGGTTCTATACATATGTCAAGGCTGAGGAGAAGAAGCTCGAAACTCTTATCGTGAGGTATGAGCCGGGCATTGCCTGGATTATACTGAACAGGCCGGAGAGGCTTAACGCGATTAATCCCAAGATGATTGAGGAGCTTTGGAAGGTGCTCGACGAGATTGAGCAGATGGATTACGAAAAGGTGCGGGTGGTGGTTATAACGGGGGCGGGCAGGGCGTTCTCCGCGGGGGCTGACGTAACTGGATTCATGGGGGCGACACCTGTAACAATTTTCAAGATATCTAGGAAGTTGCAGATGTTGTACGACAGGCTGGAGCTACTCGACAGGCCCGTAATATGTGGGCTGAACGGCTACACGCTGGGCGGCGGGCTGGAGCTGGCGATGGCTTGCGACTTCAGAATAGCGTCTGAAACCGCCGAGCTTGGCCAGCCAGAGATAAACCTAGGCTTCATACCAGGCGCCGGCGGGACGCAGAGATTGGCGAGGCACATCGGGAGAGATAGGGCAAAGGAGCTCATCTTCACTGGCGACAGAATACCGGCGCGTGAGGCGGAGAGGCTCGGCTTGGTGCACAAGGTGGTGCCTCTAGACAAGCTTGAACAGGAGCTGAGAGCCTTTGCAAATAAGCTGGCGGAGAAGCCGCCCCTGGCGCTGGCGATGGCTAAATACGCGATTAACTTCGGCATCGAGGCGCCGCAGTGGGTCGGCATGGTGCTGGAGGCCGCCCAGTTCGGCCTCCTATTCAGCACAGAAGACGTCATAGAAGGCGTATCGTCCTTCCTACAGAAGAAGAAGCCGCAGTTCAAAGGCAAGTAA
- a CDS encoding aldo/keto reductase — translation MKIGSLEVGRVGLGAWQAGGGAWRVDPAEIKRAYEYALDHGLNFIDTAEVYGNGRSEKFVGELIRQRPHVVVATKVAGFHWGRIVKSAEISRRRIGRVDLLQFHWPPPVYVPICRVVRGLERAAELGLASEIGVSNFDIGLMERAKTCTKKYEIVSDQVVYNPLQRAAERLIEAGRRMGVTVISWSPLAKGAAVKESLGDDPARRLDPVVKRAATPAGRRVVETIRKIAAGRGVSPAAVVLAWHAAKGAYPIPGIKTVEQAHDVVEAVGLELSEAEVRAIDEASAQFVHGSIWPSGMRYIPGFLLKLGFILASV, via the coding sequence GTGAAGATCGGCAGTCTAGAGGTGGGGAGGGTGGGGCTGGGCGCTTGGCAAGCCGGGGGCGGAGCCTGGCGTGTAGACCCGGCCGAGATAAAAAGAGCCTATGAATACGCACTTGACCACGGCCTGAACTTCATAGACACCGCAGAGGTGTATGGAAACGGGAGAAGCGAGAAGTTTGTGGGGGAGTTGATACGCCAGCGGCCGCACGTCGTCGTTGCGACTAAGGTCGCCGGATTCCACTGGGGCCGCATCGTCAAGAGCGCAGAGATAAGCAGGAGAAGGATAGGGCGAGTTGACCTACTGCAGTTCCACTGGCCGCCGCCGGTGTACGTGCCAATTTGCAGAGTGGTGCGCGGCTTGGAGAGAGCTGCGGAGCTGGGGCTCGCCTCTGAGATAGGCGTCAGCAACTTCGACATAGGCCTCATGGAGCGGGCCAAGACGTGTACTAAGAAGTACGAGATCGTCTCCGACCAGGTGGTATACAACCCGTTGCAGAGAGCTGCGGAGAGGCTGATAGAGGCTGGGAGGAGGATGGGGGTTACAGTCATATCCTGGAGCCCCCTAGCCAAGGGGGCGGCTGTGAAGGAGTCTCTCGGCGACGATCCGGCGAGGAGGCTTGATCCCGTAGTCAAGAGGGCGGCTACGCCCGCGGGGAGGAGGGTAGTTGAGACTATTAGAAAAATCGCCGCGGGTAGGGGGGTTAGCCCGGCGGCTGTGGTGCTGGCTTGGCACGCGGCTAAGGGCGCCTATCCAATTCCGGGGATAAAGACCGTGGAGCAGGCACATGACGTTGTGGAGGCTGTGGGCCTCGAGCTGTCAGAGGCCGAGGTTAGGGCAATAGACGAGGCGTCTGCGCAGTTCGTCCACGGCTCTATATGGCCGTCGGGTATGAGGTACATACCTGGCTTCTTGCTGAAGCTGGGTTTTATATTAGCAAGTGTATAA
- a CDS encoding PaREP1 family protein: MTLLVHPWRDLGRYVEIRLEEARYELELAEKFTREEMYRNAAGKAFQAWKSLMAALAAFHREVLARHYPGVVKTRDGRTVARVDWLIAYMPSSKLREVAQRLRDVVDFDVVSLTDLALNLHEFQYNGVDREALLSRYTSLELAVEDLKLFVARCREVLQRVKS; the protein is encoded by the coding sequence GTGACTTTGCTGGTCCACCCCTGGAGGGATTTGGGGAGGTATGTGGAGATTAGGCTAGAGGAGGCGAGGTACGAGCTTGAGCTTGCCGAGAAGTTTACTAGAGAGGAGATGTACAGAAACGCGGCTGGCAAGGCGTTTCAGGCTTGGAAGTCGCTGATGGCGGCGCTGGCGGCGTTTCACAGAGAGGTGTTGGCTAGGCACTACCCCGGAGTTGTCAAGACGCGCGACGGCCGGACGGTGGCTAGGGTGGATTGGCTGATAGCCTACATGCCGTCTAGTAAACTGCGGGAGGTTGCCCAGAGGCTCAGAGATGTGGTAGACTTCGATGTGGTGTCTCTAACAGACCTCGCTTTGAACCTCCACGAATTTCAGTACAACGGCGTGGATAGAGAGGCTCTGCTCAGCAGATACACTTCCCTAGAGCTGGCGGTTGAAGATCTCAAACTTTTCGTGGCCAGGTGTAGAGAGGTGCTCCAGAGAGTTAAGTCGTAG